In Quadrisphaera sp. DSM 44207, one DNA window encodes the following:
- the rplV gene encoding 50S ribosomal protein L22: MEAKAQARYVRVTPQKARRVVDLIRGRHASEAVAVLRFAPQAASEPVLKVVESAIANARVKADRASEAFDERSLVVEAAYVDEGPTLKRFRPRAQGRAGRILKRTSHITVVVAPSPERAGAQQQTSTPRRGQ; the protein is encoded by the coding sequence ATGGAAGCCAAGGCGCAGGCGCGGTACGTCCGCGTCACGCCCCAGAAGGCCCGCCGGGTGGTGGACCTGATCCGGGGCCGCCACGCCAGCGAGGCGGTGGCCGTGCTGCGCTTCGCCCCCCAGGCGGCGAGCGAGCCGGTCCTGAAGGTGGTCGAGAGCGCGATCGCCAACGCCCGGGTCAAGGCGGACCGGGCCAGCGAGGCCTTCGACGAGCGCTCGCTCGTGGTCGAGGCCGCGTACGTGGACGAGGGGCCGACCCTGAAGCGCTTCCGCCCCCGGGCGCAGGGCCGGGCCGGGCGCATCCTCAAGCGCACCAGTCACATCACCGTCGTCGTCGCGCCCTCCCCGGAGCGCGCCGGCGCGCAGCAGCAGACGAGCACCCCGAGGAGGGGCCAGTAG
- the rpsJ gene encoding 30S ribosomal protein S10, translated as MAGQKIRIRLKSYDHEVIDSSARKIVDTVTNAGATVVGPVPLPTEKNVYVVIRSPHKYKDSREHFEMRTHKRLIDIIDPTPKAVDSLMRLDLPADVNIEIKL; from the coding sequence ATGGCGGGACAGAAGATCCGCATCCGGCTCAAGTCCTACGACCACGAGGTCATCGACAGCTCGGCGCGCAAGATCGTCGACACGGTGACGAACGCCGGGGCGACGGTCGTGGGCCCGGTGCCGCTGCCGACCGAGAAGAACGTGTACGTGGTGATCCGCTCGCCGCACAAGTACAAGGACAGCCGCGAGCACTTCGAGATGCGCACGCACAAGCGCCTCATCGACATCATCGACCCCACGCCGAAGGCCGTCGACTCGCTGATGCGCCTCGACCTGCCCGCGGACGTGAACATCGAGATCAAGCTCTGA
- the rpsS gene encoding 30S ribosomal protein S19 → MPRSLKKGPFVDDHLIKKVDVQNERGTKNVIRTWSRRSMIVPDMLGHTIAVHDGRKHVPVFVTESMVGHKLGEFAPTRTFRGHEKDDRRGRRR, encoded by the coding sequence ATGCCGCGCAGCCTGAAGAAGGGCCCCTTCGTCGACGACCACCTGATCAAGAAGGTGGACGTGCAGAACGAGCGGGGCACCAAGAACGTGATCCGGACGTGGTCGCGCCGCTCCATGATCGTGCCGGACATGCTCGGGCACACCATCGCGGTGCACGACGGCCGCAAGCACGTCCCGGTCTTCGTCACCGAGTCGATGGTCGGGCACAAGCTGGGGGAGTTCGCCCCGACGCGGACGTTCCGCGGCCACGAGAAGGACGACCGCCGGGGCCGCCGCCGCTGA
- the fusA gene encoding elongation factor G, whose amino-acid sequence MALDVLTDLTKVRNIGIMAHIDAGKTTTTERILFYTGINYKIGEVHDGAATMDWMEQEQERGITITSAATTCFWEGTQINIIDTPGHVDFTVEVERSLRVLDGAVAVFDGKEGVEPQSETVWRQADKYDVPRICFVNKMDKLGADFFFTVRTIKERLGATPLVVQLPIGSESSFVGVVDLVYMRALTWRGDTGKGEAYTIEEIPAELAEQAAEYRQQLVETVAESDEELLEKYLGGEDLTPEEIKGAIRQLTVSSQLYPVLCGSAFKNKGVQPMLDAVLDYLPSPLDVPPVEGHKVGDEDEVVVRHADATEPFSALAFKVASHPFFGKLTYVRVYSGRVSSGAQVVNSTKGKKERIGKLFQMHSNKENPVDEATAGHIYAMIGLKDTTTGDTLCDPANQVVLESMTFPEPVISVAIEPKTKGDQEKLSTAIQKLAEEDPTFQVQLDEETGQTIIKGMGELHLDILVDRMRREFKVDASVGKPQVAYRETIRRTVDKIDYTHKKQTGGSGQYAKVQVRFEPLDTSEGALYEFENKVTGGRVPREYIPSVDAGIQDAMQLGVVAGYPLVGIRATLLDGAYHEVDSSEMAFKVAGSMVLKEGVRKADPVLLEPVMAVEVRTPEDYMGDVIGDLNARRGQIQAMEDISGAKIVRALVPLSEMFGYVGDLRSKTQGRAVYTMTFDSYAEVPRNVADEIVKKTRGE is encoded by the coding sequence GTGGCACTGGACGTGCTGACGGACCTCACCAAGGTCCGCAACATCGGCATCATGGCGCACATCGACGCCGGCAAGACCACGACGACGGAGCGGATCCTCTTCTACACGGGGATCAACTACAAGATCGGCGAGGTCCACGACGGCGCGGCCACGATGGACTGGATGGAGCAGGAGCAGGAGCGGGGGATCACCATCACCTCCGCGGCCACCACCTGCTTCTGGGAGGGCACCCAGATCAACATCATCGACACGCCCGGCCACGTCGACTTCACGGTCGAGGTCGAGCGGTCGCTGCGGGTGCTCGACGGCGCCGTCGCCGTCTTCGACGGCAAGGAGGGCGTCGAGCCGCAGTCGGAGACGGTCTGGCGGCAGGCGGACAAGTACGACGTCCCGCGCATCTGCTTCGTCAACAAGATGGACAAGCTCGGTGCGGACTTCTTCTTCACCGTGCGCACCATCAAGGAGCGCCTGGGCGCGACCCCGCTGGTGGTCCAGCTGCCGATCGGCTCGGAGAGCAGCTTCGTCGGCGTCGTCGACCTGGTGTACATGCGCGCCCTGACCTGGCGCGGGGACACCGGCAAGGGCGAGGCGTACACGATCGAGGAGATCCCCGCCGAGCTCGCCGAGCAGGCCGCCGAGTACCGCCAGCAGCTGGTGGAGACGGTCGCGGAGTCCGACGAGGAGCTGCTGGAGAAGTACCTCGGCGGTGAGGACCTCACGCCTGAGGAGATCAAGGGCGCCATCCGCCAGCTCACGGTCTCCAGCCAGCTCTACCCCGTCCTGTGCGGCTCGGCGTTCAAGAACAAGGGCGTGCAGCCCATGCTCGACGCCGTCCTGGACTACCTGCCCTCCCCGCTGGACGTGCCGCCGGTCGAGGGCCACAAGGTCGGGGACGAGGACGAGGTCGTCGTCCGCCACGCGGACGCCACCGAGCCGTTCTCGGCGCTGGCGTTCAAGGTCGCCTCGCACCCGTTCTTCGGCAAGCTCACCTACGTGCGGGTCTACTCGGGCCGGGTCTCCTCCGGCGCCCAGGTGGTCAACTCCACCAAGGGCAAGAAGGAGCGCATCGGCAAGCTGTTCCAGATGCACTCCAACAAGGAGAACCCGGTCGACGAGGCCACCGCCGGCCACATCTACGCGATGATCGGCCTGAAGGACACCACGACGGGCGACACGCTGTGCGACCCGGCGAACCAGGTCGTCCTGGAGTCGATGACGTTCCCGGAGCCCGTGATCTCCGTGGCCATCGAGCCCAAGACCAAGGGCGACCAGGAGAAGCTGTCCACGGCCATCCAGAAGCTCGCCGAGGAGGACCCGACCTTCCAGGTCCAGCTCGACGAGGAGACCGGCCAGACCATCATCAAGGGGATGGGCGAGCTCCACCTCGACATCCTCGTGGACCGGATGCGCCGCGAGTTCAAGGTCGACGCCAGCGTCGGCAAGCCGCAGGTGGCCTACCGCGAGACGATCCGCCGCACCGTGGACAAGATCGACTACACCCACAAGAAGCAGACCGGCGGGTCGGGCCAGTACGCGAAGGTCCAGGTGCGGTTCGAGCCGCTGGACACCTCCGAGGGCGCGCTGTACGAGTTCGAGAACAAGGTCACCGGCGGTCGCGTCCCGCGCGAGTACATCCCCAGCGTGGACGCCGGCATCCAGGACGCCATGCAGCTCGGCGTCGTCGCCGGCTACCCGCTGGTCGGGATCAGGGCCACCCTGCTCGACGGCGCCTACCACGAGGTCGACTCCTCGGAGATGGCGTTCAAGGTGGCCGGGTCCATGGTCCTCAAGGAGGGCGTCCGCAAGGCCGACCCGGTGCTGCTCGAGCCGGTCATGGCCGTCGAGGTGCGCACGCCCGAGGACTACATGGGCGACGTGATCGGCGACCTCAACGCCCGCCGCGGCCAGATCCAGGCCATGGAGGACATCAGCGGGGCCAAGATCGTGCGCGCCCTGGTCCCGCTGTCGGAGATGTTCGGGTACGTCGGCGACCTGCGGTCCAAGACCCAGGGCCGCGCGGTGTACACGATGACCTTCGACAGCTACGCCGAGGTGCCGCGCAACGTCGCCGACGAGATCGTCAAGAAGACCCGCGGCGAGTGA
- the rpsC gene encoding 30S ribosomal protein S3 codes for MGQKVNPHGFRLGVTTDHKSRWFADSTRSGQRYRDYVKEDVAIRRLMSKGMDRAGIARVEIERTRDRVRVDIHTARPGIVIGRRGAEADRLRGELEKLTGKQVQLNILEVKNPDVEAQLVAQGIAEQLSSRVSFRRAMRKGMQSAQRAGAQGIRVQCSGRLGGAEMSRSEFYREGRVPLHTLRANIDYGFYEARTTFGRIGVKVWIYKGDLTQRELAAQQAAAPRGGGGRPPRGDRPQRGRDGDRPQRGRGDGEARSGAAATATPTAPAEQAAATDSATEG; via the coding sequence GTGGGACAGAAGGTCAACCCGCACGGGTTCCGCCTCGGCGTCACCACCGACCACAAGTCGCGGTGGTTCGCCGACAGCACCCGGTCCGGGCAGCGGTACCGCGACTACGTGAAGGAGGACGTCGCGATCCGGCGGCTCATGTCCAAGGGCATGGACCGCGCCGGCATCGCGCGCGTCGAGATCGAGCGCACCCGCGACCGCGTGCGCGTGGACATCCACACCGCGCGCCCGGGCATCGTCATCGGCCGCCGCGGCGCGGAGGCGGACCGCCTGCGCGGAGAGCTGGAGAAGCTCACCGGCAAGCAGGTGCAGCTGAACATCCTCGAGGTGAAGAACCCCGACGTCGAGGCGCAGCTGGTCGCCCAGGGCATCGCCGAGCAGCTGTCCAGCCGCGTCTCCTTCCGCCGCGCCATGCGCAAGGGCATGCAGTCCGCGCAGCGCGCCGGCGCGCAGGGCATCCGCGTGCAGTGCTCCGGCCGCCTCGGCGGCGCGGAGATGAGCCGCTCGGAGTTCTACCGCGAGGGGCGCGTGCCGCTGCACACCCTGCGCGCGAACATCGATTACGGCTTCTACGAGGCGCGCACCACCTTCGGCCGCATCGGCGTGAAGGTTTGGATCTACAAGGGCGACCTCACCCAGCGCGAGCTGGCCGCCCAGCAGGCCGCCGCCCCGCGCGGCGGCGGCGGGCGCCCGCCCCGCGGCGACCGCCCGCAGCGCGGCCGTGACGGCGACCGCCCGCAGCGCGGCCGCGGCGACGGCGAGGCCCGCTCCGGCGCCGCTGCGACCGCTACCCCCACCGCGCCGGCCGAGCAGGCCGCCGCGACCGACTCCGCGACGGAGGGCTGA
- the rpsL gene encoding 30S ribosomal protein S12 has translation MPTIQQLVRKGRQDKAVKTKTPALKGSPQRRGVCTRVYTTTPKKPNSALRKVARVRLSSQVEVTAYIPGEGHNLQEHSIVLVRGGRVKDLPGVRYKIVRGALDTQAVKNRKQARSRYGAKKGNS, from the coding sequence GTGCCCACGATCCAGCAACTGGTCCGCAAGGGCCGCCAGGACAAGGCCGTCAAGACCAAGACGCCGGCCCTCAAGGGGAGCCCGCAGCGTCGCGGCGTGTGCACCCGCGTCTACACCACCACCCCCAAGAAGCCGAACTCGGCGCTGCGCAAGGTCGCCCGCGTCCGGCTGTCCAGCCAGGTCGAGGTCACCGCCTACATCCCGGGCGAGGGCCACAACCTGCAGGAGCACTCGATCGTCCTCGTGCGCGGCGGCCGCGTGAAGGACCTCCCGGGCGTCCGCTACAAGATCGTCCGCGGTGCGCTGGACACCCAGGCGGTCAAGAACCGCAAGCAGGCACGCAGCCGCTACGGCGCGAAGAAGGGGAACAGCTGA
- the rplD gene encoding 50S ribosomal protein L4 encodes MSVTTQDAVTAQDAATARTVPVLAADGSAAGTVELPAEVFDAVTNVPLIHQVVVAQLAAARQGTHDTKTRGEVRGGGKKPYKQKGTGRARQGSIRAPQFAGGGTVHGPTPRDYAQRTPKKMKAAALRGALSDRARHGRIHVLDAVVAGDAPSTSAGVAALARLSERRTRLVVLARGDETGWRSLRNASDVHLLFADQLNTYDVLCADDVVFTRGALEAFLARPATGEGATALAREEEAR; translated from the coding sequence ATGTCCGTGACCACCCAGGACGCCGTGACCGCCCAGGACGCCGCGACCGCCCGCACCGTGCCGGTGCTCGCCGCCGACGGCTCCGCCGCCGGCACCGTCGAGCTGCCCGCCGAGGTCTTCGACGCCGTGACCAACGTGCCCCTGATCCACCAGGTGGTCGTGGCCCAGCTGGCCGCGGCGCGCCAGGGCACGCACGACACGAAGACGCGCGGCGAGGTGCGCGGTGGCGGCAAGAAGCCGTACAAGCAGAAGGGCACCGGCCGCGCCCGCCAGGGCTCGATCCGCGCGCCGCAGTTCGCGGGCGGCGGCACCGTGCACGGCCCGACGCCGCGCGACTACGCCCAGCGCACGCCCAAGAAGATGAAGGCCGCCGCCCTGCGCGGGGCGCTGTCCGACCGGGCGCGCCACGGCCGCATCCACGTCCTCGACGCCGTCGTGGCCGGGGACGCGCCGTCCACGAGCGCCGGCGTGGCCGCCCTCGCCCGCCTCTCGGAGCGGCGCACCCGCCTCGTGGTGCTGGCGCGCGGCGACGAGACCGGCTGGAGGAGCCTGCGCAACGCGTCCGACGTGCACCTGCTGTTCGCGGACCAGCTGAACACCTACGACGTCCTGTGCGCCGACGACGTCGTCTTCACCCGCGGTGCCCTCGAGGCCTTCCTGGCCCGCCCGGCGACGGGCGAGGGCGCCACCGCGCTCGCACGCGAGGAGGAGGCCCGATGA
- the tuf gene encoding elongation factor Tu, whose translation MAKAKFERNKPHVNIGTIGHIDHGKTTLTAAISKVLHDKYPDLNPFTPFDQIDKAPEEKQRGITISIAHVEYQTESRHYAHVDCPGHADYIKNMITGAAQMDGAILVVAATDGPMPQTKEHVLLARQVGVPYIVVALNKADMVDDEEILELVEMEVRELLSSYEFPGDDLPVVRVSALKALEGDAEWGGRLMELMDAVDTAIPQPEREVDKPFLMPVEDVFTITGRGTVVTGRIERGVLKVNESVEIVGIRNKSQTTTVTGIEMFRKLLDEGQAGENVGLLLRGLKREDVERGQVVCKPGSITPHTEFEARVYILSKDEGGRHNPFYSNYRPQFYFRTTDVTGVITLPEGTEMVMPGDNTEMSVQLIQPIAMEEGLRFAIREGGRTVGAGQVTKILK comes from the coding sequence GTGGCCAAGGCCAAGTTCGAGCGGAACAAGCCGCACGTCAACATCGGGACGATCGGTCACATCGACCACGGCAAGACCACGCTGACCGCCGCGATCAGCAAGGTCCTGCACGACAAGTACCCGGACCTGAACCCCTTCACGCCGTTCGACCAGATCGACAAGGCGCCGGAGGAGAAGCAGCGCGGCATCACGATCTCCATCGCGCACGTCGAGTACCAGACCGAGTCGCGGCACTACGCGCACGTCGACTGCCCGGGCCACGCCGACTACATCAAGAACATGATCACCGGTGCGGCGCAGATGGACGGCGCGATCCTCGTGGTCGCCGCCACCGACGGCCCGATGCCGCAGACCAAGGAGCACGTCCTCCTGGCCCGCCAGGTCGGCGTCCCCTACATCGTGGTGGCGCTGAACAAGGCCGACATGGTCGACGACGAGGAGATCCTCGAGCTCGTCGAGATGGAGGTCCGCGAGCTGCTGTCCAGCTACGAGTTCCCGGGCGACGACCTGCCGGTCGTGCGGGTCTCGGCGCTGAAGGCGCTCGAGGGCGACGCCGAGTGGGGCGGGCGCCTGATGGAGCTCATGGACGCGGTCGACACCGCCATCCCGCAGCCGGAGCGCGAGGTCGACAAGCCGTTCCTCATGCCCGTCGAGGACGTCTTCACGATCACCGGTCGCGGCACCGTGGTCACCGGCCGCATCGAGCGCGGCGTGCTGAAGGTCAACGAGAGCGTCGAGATCGTCGGCATCCGCAACAAGTCGCAGACCACGACGGTCACGGGCATCGAGATGTTCCGCAAGCTGCTCGACGAGGGCCAGGCGGGCGAGAACGTCGGCCTGCTGCTGCGCGGCCTCAAGCGCGAGGACGTCGAGCGCGGCCAGGTCGTCTGCAAGCCCGGCTCGATCACGCCGCACACGGAGTTCGAGGCCCGCGTCTACATCCTGTCCAAGGACGAGGGCGGCCGGCACAACCCGTTCTACTCGAACTACCGCCCGCAGTTCTACTTCCGCACCACCGACGTCACCGGTGTCATCACGCTGCCCGAGGGCACCGAGATGGTCATGCCCGGCGACAACACGGAGATGTCGGTCCAGCTCATCCAGCCGATCGCCATGGAGGAGGGCCTGCGCTTCGCGATCCGCGAGGGCGGCCGCACCGTCGGCGCCGGCCAGGTGACCAAGATCCTCAAGTGA
- the rplC gene encoding 50S ribosomal protein L3, whose product MSTATTRRVAGLLGAKLGMTQVWDDAGRLVPVTVVQAGPCVVTQVRTEESDGYAGVQLAFGAIDPRKVTKPLAGHFAKAGTTPRRHVVELRTSDAGQYTPGQELTADLFTAGQVVDVVGTTRGKGTAGVMKRHGFAGVSASHGAHRNHRKPGSIGGASTPGRVFKGLKMAGRMGAVRQTTQNLTVHAVDAERGLVLVKGAVPGPKGAVVLLKTAAKAAPQEA is encoded by the coding sequence ATGAGCACCGCCACCACCCGCCGGGTCGCCGGCCTGCTGGGTGCCAAGCTCGGCATGACGCAGGTCTGGGACGACGCCGGCCGCCTCGTGCCCGTCACGGTCGTGCAGGCCGGCCCGTGCGTGGTCACCCAGGTCCGCACGGAGGAGTCCGACGGCTACGCCGGCGTCCAGCTCGCCTTCGGCGCCATCGACCCGCGCAAGGTCACCAAGCCCCTGGCCGGCCACTTCGCCAAGGCCGGGACCACCCCGCGCCGCCACGTCGTCGAGCTGCGCACCTCCGACGCCGGCCAGTACACCCCCGGCCAGGAGCTGACCGCCGACCTGTTCACCGCGGGCCAGGTGGTCGACGTCGTCGGCACCACCCGCGGCAAGGGCACCGCCGGCGTCATGAAGCGCCACGGCTTCGCCGGCGTCTCCGCCAGCCACGGCGCGCACCGCAACCACCGCAAGCCCGGCTCGATCGGCGGCGCCTCGACGCCCGGCCGCGTGTTCAAGGGCCTGAAGATGGCCGGCCGCATGGGCGCGGTGCGCCAGACCACGCAGAACCTCACCGTCCACGCCGTCGACGCCGAGCGCGGCCTGGTGCTCGTCAAGGGCGCCGTCCCTGGCCCGAAGGGCGCCGTGGTGCTGCTCAAGACCGCGGCCAAGGCCGCTCCGCAGGAGGCCTGA
- the rplW gene encoding 50S ribosomal protein L23, giving the protein MSELASGQPQTTDAPADPGAGVGSGVGSGVGKDPRDVLRAPVVSEKSYALLDQGKYTFLVDPRANKTEIKVAVERVFGVKVESVNTINRQGKSRRTRTGTGRRKDTKRAVVTLREGSIDIFGGGA; this is encoded by the coding sequence ATGAGCGAGCTCGCCAGCGGCCAGCCGCAGACCACGGACGCCCCGGCTGACCCGGGCGCCGGCGTCGGCTCGGGGGTCGGCTCGGGGGTCGGCAAGGACCCGCGCGACGTCCTGCGCGCGCCCGTCGTCTCGGAGAAGAGCTACGCGCTCCTGGACCAGGGCAAGTACACGTTCCTGGTCGACCCCCGGGCCAACAAGACGGAGATCAAGGTCGCCGTCGAGCGGGTCTTCGGCGTCAAGGTGGAGTCGGTCAACACCATCAACCGCCAGGGCAAGAGCCGCCGCACCCGCACCGGCACCGGCCGCCGCAAGGACACCAAGCGTGCCGTCGTGACGCTGCGCGAGGGCAGCATCGACATCTTCGGGGGAGGGGCCTGA
- the rplB gene encoding 50S ribosomal protein L2, protein MGIRNYKPTTPGRRGSSVADFVEVTRSEPEKSLVRPLPKKGGRNSSGRITTRHQGGGHKRAYRVVDFRRHDKDGVPATVAHIEYDPNRTARLALLHYVDGTKRYILAPTRLRQGDRVENGPEADIKPGNNLPLRNIPVGTVVHAIELRPGGGAKLARSAGTSVQLVAREGTQAQLRLPSGEVRIVDVRCRATVGEVGNAEQSNINWGKAGRMRWKGKRPTVRGVAMNPVDHPHGGGEGKTSGGRHPVNPAGKPEGRTRRPGKASDRLIVRRRRTGKKR, encoded by the coding sequence ATGGGGATCCGCAACTACAAGCCCACCACGCCGGGCCGGCGCGGCTCGTCCGTCGCCGACTTCGTCGAGGTCACCCGCAGCGAGCCGGAGAAGTCCCTCGTGCGCCCGCTGCCCAAGAAGGGCGGCCGCAACAGCTCCGGGCGCATCACCACCCGCCACCAGGGCGGCGGCCACAAGCGCGCCTACCGCGTGGTCGACTTCCGCCGCCACGACAAGGACGGCGTGCCGGCCACGGTCGCGCACATCGAGTACGACCCCAACCGCACGGCCCGCCTGGCGCTGCTGCACTACGTCGACGGCACGAAGCGCTACATCCTCGCGCCGACGCGCCTGCGCCAGGGCGACCGCGTGGAGAACGGGCCCGAGGCCGACATCAAGCCCGGCAACAACCTGCCGCTGCGCAACATCCCCGTCGGCACCGTCGTGCACGCCATCGAGCTGCGCCCGGGCGGCGGCGCCAAGCTGGCCCGCTCCGCCGGCACGTCCGTGCAGCTGGTCGCCCGCGAGGGCACCCAGGCGCAGCTGCGCCTGCCCTCCGGGGAGGTCCGCATCGTCGACGTGCGCTGCCGCGCGACCGTCGGCGAGGTCGGCAACGCCGAGCAGTCCAACATCAACTGGGGCAAGGCTGGGCGCATGCGCTGGAAGGGCAAGCGCCCGACCGTGCGCGGCGTCGCGATGAACCCCGTCGACCACCCGCACGGCGGTGGCGAGGGCAAGACCTCCGGCGGCCGCCACCCGGTCAACCCGGCGGGCAAGCCGGAGGGCCGCACCCGCCGTCCGGGCAAGGCCAGCGACCGCCTGATCGTCCGCCGCCGCCGCACCGGCAAGAAGCGCTGA
- the rpsG gene encoding 30S ribosomal protein S7, whose product MPRKGPAPKRPLVVDPVYGSPLVTQLVNKILVDGKKSVAERIVYGALEGARERSGQDPTVALKKAMDNVRPALEVRSRRVGGATYQVPIEVRASRSTTLALRWLVGYARARREKTMTERLMNEILDASNGLGAAVKRREDTHKMAESNKAFAHYRW is encoded by the coding sequence ATGCCTCGCAAGGGACCGGCCCCGAAGCGGCCGCTCGTCGTCGACCCGGTCTACGGCTCGCCGCTCGTCACGCAGCTCGTCAACAAGATCCTCGTCGACGGCAAGAAGTCCGTCGCCGAGCGGATCGTGTACGGCGCGCTCGAGGGCGCCCGCGAGAGGAGCGGCCAGGACCCGACGGTCGCGCTGAAGAAGGCGATGGACAACGTCCGCCCCGCCCTCGAGGTGCGCTCCCGCCGCGTCGGCGGCGCCACCTACCAGGTGCCGATCGAGGTCCGCGCGTCCCGCTCGACCACCCTCGCCCTGCGCTGGCTCGTCGGCTACGCCCGCGCCCGCCGCGAGAAGACGATGACCGAGCGGCTGATGAACGAGATCCTCGACGCCAGCAACGGCCTGGGCGCTGCGGTCAAGCGCCGCGAGGACACGCACAAGATGGCCGAGTCGAACAAGGCCTTCGCGCACTACCGCTGGTGA